One region of Vitis vinifera cultivar Pinot Noir 40024 chromosome 1, ASM3070453v1 genomic DNA includes:
- the LOC100264648 gene encoding protein PLANT CADMIUM RESISTANCE 2 yields the protein MYQNDYQKFSASPPPSAPPYTSIQPEVATGIPIISTGNLQPGTEVPWSTCLCGCCSDVSNCCITCWCPCITFGRIAEIVDKGAVSCCASCAVYAALACCACLFSCSYRTKLRKQFMLKGCSCGDCLVHCCCETCSLCQEYRELTHRGFDMSLGWEGNMARQNIGVAMAPVVEGGMRR from the exons ATGTACCAAAACGATTACCAGAAATTCTCGGCTTCACCTCCGCCCTCAGCGCCTCCTTATACCTCCATTCAACCAGAGGTGGCCACTGGTATTCCGATTATCTCCACCGGCAATCTTCAACCTGGAACTGAGGTCCCTTGGTCCACCTGCCTTTGTGGTTGCTGCTCCGACGTCTCAAACT GTTGTATTACGTGCTGGTGCCCGTGCATTACTTTTGGGCGGATCGCTGAGATTGTTGATAAAGGAGCAGTGA GTTGTTGTGCAAGCTGCGCCGTTTACGCAGCACTTGCATGTTGTGCCTGTCTCTTCTCCTGCTCCTACCGCACCAAATTGAGGAAGCAGTTCATGTTGAAAGGGTGCTCATGTGGAGACTGCCTTGTTCATTGCTGTTGCGAGACATGTTCTTTGTGTCAGGAGTACCGCGAGCTCACTCACCGTGGTTTCGACATGTCCCTGG GATGGGAAGGAAATATGGCGAGACAGAATATTGGAGTGGCGATGGCTCCCGTGGTGGAAGGAGGCATGCGACGCTAG
- the LOC100853103 gene encoding protein PLANT CADMIUM RESISTANCE 2, protein MVMFCITSLHDMPAIINGGSPTHTIHILAFTLYWNFIPYIYASILIRRTASSEQFSLSIPFSSSHLTSIMSSTNLDYTGKPGNPGPWNTGLCDCCSDVKTCCLTMWCPCVTFGQIAEIVDRGNTSCFVAATLYAIVGLSKWGFCLSCFYRTKMRKQFMLEKSPCDDCLVHWFCEPCALCQEHRELKIRGFNPSIGWHANMDNQQGVEVAPKVEEGMNR, encoded by the exons ATGGTCATGTTTTGTATCACCTCTCTCCACGATATGCCTGCAATAATTAATGGTGGAAGCCCCACACACACAATTCACATTCTCGCATTCACACTTTACTGGAATTTTATTCCCTATATATATGCCAGTATCCTAATCAGAAGAACAGCTTCATCCGAGCAATTCTCTTTGTCAATCCCATTCTCCTCCTCTCATCTTACTTCGATCATGAGCTCAACCAACCTAGACTACACTGGGAAGCCTGGAAACCCAGGCCCTTGGAACACTGGTCTTTGCGACTGTTGCTCCGATGTCAAAACCT GTTGTTTGACAATGTGGTGTCCATGCGTTACTTTTGGGCAGATTGCTGAGATTGTGGATAGAGGAAATACGT CTTGTTTTGTAGCAGCCACGCTTTATGCAATTGTAGGTTTATCTAAGTGGGGATTTTGTCTCTCATGCTTCTATCGCACTAAAATGAGGAAGCAATTCATGTTGGAGAAGAGCCCTTGTGACGATTGCCTTGTTCACTGGTTTTGCGAGCCTTGTGCCTTGTGTCAAGAGCATCGCGAGCTCAAAATCCGTGGATTCAACCCCAGTATCG GATGGCATGCAAATATGGACAATCAGCAGGGAGTGGAGGTGGCCCCCAAGGTGGAAGAAGGCATGAACCGTTAG
- the LOC100249261 gene encoding protein PLANT CADMIUM RESISTANCE 2, whose translation MYQNDYQKFSASPPPSAPPYTSSQPAMATGIPISSTGSLQPGTEVPWSTGLCDCFSDVTNCCITCWCPCITFGQIAEIVDKGTVSCFASGAIYAALAYFTTCACLFSCSYRTKLRKQLMLKESPCEDCLVHFCCEPCSLCQEYRELTRRGFDMSLGWEGNMERQNRGVAMAPVVERGMQR comes from the exons ATGTACCAAAACGATTACCAGAAATTCTCGGCTTCACCTCCGCCCTCAGCGCCTCCTTATACCTCCAGTCAACCCGCGATGGCCACGGGTATTCCGATTAGCTCCACCGGTAGTCTTCAACCTGGAACTGAGGTCCCTTGGTCCACGGGCCTTTGTGATTGCTTCTCGGACGTCACAAACT GTTGTATCACGTGCTGGTGTCCATGCATTACTTTTGGGCAGATTGCTGAGATCGTTGATAAAGGAACAGTGA GTTGTTTTGCAAGCGGCGCCATTTACGCAGCACTTGCATATTTCACGACCTGCGCCTGTCTCTTCTCCTGCTCGTACCGCACCAAATTGAGGAAGCAGTTGATGTTGAAAGAGAGCCCTTGTGAAGACTGCCTTGTTCATTTCTGTTGCGAGCCATGTTCTTTGTGTCAGGAGTACCGCGAGCTCACTCGCCGTGGTTTCGACATGTCCCTCG GATGGGAAGGAAATATGGAGAGACAGAATCGTGGAGTGGCGATGGCTCCCGTGGTGGAAAGAGGAATGCAGCGCTAG
- the LOC100266435 gene encoding protein PLANT CADMIUM RESISTANCE 2 isoform X2: MYQNDYQKFSASPPPSAPPYTSSQPAMATGIPISSTGGLQPGTEVPWSTGLCDCFSDVTNCCITCWCPCITFGQIAEIVDKGTVSCFASGAIYAALTYFTTCACLFSCSYRTKLRKQLMLKESPCGDCLVHFCCETCSLCQEYRELTHRGFDMSLGWEGNMERQNRGVAMAPVVERGMQR; this comes from the exons ATGTACCAAAACGATTACCAGAAATTCTCGGCTTCACCTCCGCCCTCAGCGCCTCCTTATACCTCCAGTCAACCCGCGATGGCCACGGGTATTCCGATTAGCTCCACCGGTGGTCTTCAACCTGGAACTGAGGTCCCTTGGTCCACCGGCCTTTGTGATTGCTTCTCGGACGTCACAAACT GTTGTATCACGTGCTGGTGTCCATGCATTACTTTTGGGCAGATTGCTGAGATCGTTGATAAAGGAACAGTGA GTTGTTTTGCAAGCGGCGCCATTTACGCAGCACTTACATATTTCACGACCTGCGCCTGTCTCTTCTCCTGCTCGTACCGCACCAAATTGAGGAAGCAGTTGATGTTGAAAGAGAGCCCTTGTGGAGACTGTCTTGTTCATTTCTGTTGCGAGACATGTTCTTTGTGTCAGGAGTACCGCGAGCTCACTCACCGTGGTTTCGACATGTCCCTCG GATGGGAAGGAAATATGGAGAGACAGAATCGTGGAGTGGCGATGGCTCCCGTGGTGGAAAGAGGAATGCAGCGCTAG
- the LOC100266435 gene encoding protein PLANT CADMIUM RESISTANCE 2 isoform X1: MYQNDYQKFSASPPPSAPPYTSSQPAMATGIPISSTGGLQPGTEVPWSTGLCDCFSDVTNCCITCWCPCITFGQIAEIVDKGTVSKYLLLARHEDIYIYIYCQIIFKMFGGDLISGCFASGAIYAALTYFTTCACLFSCSYRTKLRKQLMLKESPCGDCLVHFCCETCSLCQEYRELTHRGFDMSLGWEGNMERQNRGVAMAPVVERGMQR; this comes from the exons ATGTACCAAAACGATTACCAGAAATTCTCGGCTTCACCTCCGCCCTCAGCGCCTCCTTATACCTCCAGTCAACCCGCGATGGCCACGGGTATTCCGATTAGCTCCACCGGTGGTCTTCAACCTGGAACTGAGGTCCCTTGGTCCACCGGCCTTTGTGATTGCTTCTCGGACGTCACAAACT GTTGTATCACGTGCTGGTGTCCATGCATTACTTTTGGGCAGATTGCTGAGATCGTTGATAAAGGAACAGTGAGTAAGTATTTATTATTAGCTAGACacgaagatatatatatatatatatattgccaGATTATTTTTAAGATGTTTGGTGGTGATTTGATTTCAGGTTGTTTTGCAAGCGGCGCCATTTACGCAGCACTTACATATTTCACGACCTGCGCCTGTCTCTTCTCCTGCTCGTACCGCACCAAATTGAGGAAGCAGTTGATGTTGAAAGAGAGCCCTTGTGGAGACTGTCTTGTTCATTTCTGTTGCGAGACATGTTCTTTGTGTCAGGAGTACCGCGAGCTCACTCACCGTGGTTTCGACATGTCCCTCG GATGGGAAGGAAATATGGAGAGACAGAATCGTGGAGTGGCGATGGCTCCCGTGGTGGAAAGAGGAATGCAGCGCTAG